Within the Synergistota bacterium genome, the region TAGGGTGAATGTGCCGATTGCCCCTAAAAATAAGGGGGTCAAGCTTTTTCCCTCCCTAGTTTTCTCATTTCTATTTGGATTTTTTCAGTTAGTTTTATCTTTTCTAAGAGAGGGGAAACTCCATTTATGAGGGCGAAGCCTACACATATTCCGATAATTGCGTAACTTAAATACAAAGGTATCCCAAGAGTCATTGAAACTTCACCTGAAGCTTTAGAATTTAGGCTTGAAAAGACCATACTTATAGAGAGTACAGCTAAAAATAAGGTTGTAATTGTGTGCGATAGGCGTTCTACAAGCTTCAACTTATGTTTTGACAAGATTTTGTCTATTAGGTCTATTTTTATCTGTGTTTCACTTTGAAAACTTTTGAGGATAGCCAGTGATAGCATTAAAGAGGTGAGAAACTCCGCTATGTCATAGCTACCAGGTATGGGATACCTAAATAATCTAAGTATAACATCAATGCATATTAAAGCAGTTAAGAATCCTAAGACAAGGGCAGAAAGCAAGTTTAGCTTACTTCCAAGCCATTTCATTTTTTAGTTTCCTCCTTTATAAGTTTTTTAAGGGTTTCTATTGCTTCTTTTCCGGGAACTCCTTTTTTCTGGATCTCATTCATGTACTCATCTATTACAGGTTCTACCGCTTTTCTCCATCTTTCATGTTCATCGTCAGGAAGGGATATTATTTCGTTTCCCAAGCTTAGCGTAAACTCCTTACCCTCTAAATCGCTTTCATCCCATGCTTTTCCGTGTTTTTCTACCCAATCTATGCTTATCTCTTCTAAAATCTTCTTCACATCTTCTGGAAGATTTTCCCATTTCTTTTGATTCATGACTACATACATCCCAGTTGTATAGCCTATCTTTGTACACATTATGGTGTGTTTTATCACTTCAGCTTGTTTCCAACCTTTCAAGGTTTCCATCGGGGCGAAAGTAGCTTCAACGATTCCTTTTTGAAGAGCCTCATATGCCATGCCCTGACTCATGGCTACTGGGACACCTCCTAAGGCTTTAGCAACTTTTGCACTAAATCCGGTAGTTCTTATCTTAAGTCCCTTTAGATCTTCAAGCTTATTTATTTTTATTTTAGAGTGAAGTATGCCAGGGCCATGGGCGTGTAAATATAGTACTTTGACTCCAGATAATTCTTTTGGATTTATCATGTTAAAGTATCTGTTAATCACTTTGGTTGCTGTTGTACCATCTGGGTAACCTAGAGGGAGATCGACGGCTTCCATAAGAGGGAATCTCCCACTTGTGTAGGCGAAACAAGACATACCTATATCTGCTATTCCATTCAATACGCCTTCAAAGATGTTAGGTCCTTGAAGTAGAGCACCTCCGGGAAAGTAAGATATTTCGACTTTTCCGTTGCTTCTTTTACCTACTTCCTTTATCCAGCTTTCAGCTAGGATAGATTGTATGTGAGATGGGGGAAAGAAATTTGCGTAAGATAATTTTATAACTCCCTCTGCTGAATTTAAAGGATTACCCAATCCTATTATTAAGCCTAGAAATACGCTTATTAATAATAGTTTCTTCACTTTTCATACCCCCTTTAGGTTATTTTTGTAAAATAAAAAAAACCGCCACCCGGGAAAGGTGGCGGTTTTTTTTATCAGAATTGCCGAGGAAGGAGCTTACCTCAGCAATAACGCAGCCAGCCTTTCCCGCAACTTGGCGGGCTTAAGATAATAGTAATAATAATAGTAAACGCAATAAGACTTATCCTTGAGGCTGACTGCGTTTATTATCATGCTTATATCCCCTTTCGCTTAAGTTTATATCACAGTGAAGAGACCGTGTCAAGGTTTTAGGAAAGAATTATTTTTAAATTTTTGGGAAGTTGCTTTTAGTGAATATCAGGGGCTGATTAATAGCATGTTTTGAGTTTAGCTTGACATATTGAAGTTTTTGAAGTATTCTTTATCTGTAGAGGCGTGCCTGTAGCTCAGTGGATAGAGCGTTGGACTCCGGATCCAAAGGTCGCGGGTTCAAATCCCGCCAGGCACGCCAGTGAGAGGGGACAATGAGATTTTGGAAGCAAGGATGAGTAATCTTAAAAAAGAAAAAGAAAATGTTTTAAAACCCCATTTTAATCCTCGAAAAAAGAAAGGGGTAACATTTGTTTTTTTGTTTCTTCTTAGGATAATATCATGACTTGTCATTTGGTTATCCCTCCCAAGCCTGTTACCTTGTGAGGTGATCTTTTATATGGAGAGTTTTGTTAAGGTGGGAAGGGAAAGAGTTTTTTATGGTAATTCCTCAAAGGTTCTCCCTCTGCCTAATCTTATAGAGGTTCAGAAGAACTCCTTTAAGTGGTTCTTAGAAGAAGGACTTCGTGAGGTTTTTAACGAAGTTTTCCCCATCGAAGGGTACAAGGGAGATATGGTGTTAGAGTTTGTAGATTATTACTTGGGAGAACCTAAGTGTAGTGAGTTTGAGGCAAAGGAGAAGGATCTTTCTTATCAGGCGCCACTTTTTGCTAGGTTAAGGCTGGTTAGTCGTTTAACTGGAGAAATTAAAGAAGAAGATGTATATATGGGAGATCTGCCTATAATGACTGAACGGGGTACCTTTATCGTTAATGGAACAGAAAGGGTTATTGTCAATCAGCTTATAAGATCTCCTGGGGTTTATTTTGACAAGGAAGTTGGTGCGCAGGGTAGGGAGATTTTCACAGCTAGGCTTATTCCTGACAGAGGGGCATGGTTAGAGTTTGAGCTTACACCAGGAGAGGTAATATCTGTAAAGGTCGATCGTAGAAAAAAGGTACCTGTTACTTTACTTTTAAAGGTTTTAGGTTTTAGGGATAATCAGGAAATACTAGAATACTTTTCAGAGGGTATTTACGAGGCGGAGATAATAGAAGAGCTTGTTAGAGGTAAGATTCTTGCTGAACCTGTGTTAGATTTAGAAACAGGTGAGGTTTTGATAAGAAAAGGAGAAAGATTAACTAAGGAAGATATTGAATTTTTGATCGAGAGGGGAGTTTCTAAAGTTGTTTTATATAAGGTTGATTCTGCCATAGCTAATACCTTGGAGAGAGATCCAACGGTCACTATGGAGGATGCCTTAATAGACCTTTTTAGAAGGTTGAGACCTAGTGAGCCTGCAAGACTTGAGGGGGCTAGGGAGCTTGCTAGGGCCCTCTTTGGAGACCCAAGAAGATATAATTTGGGTAAAGTTGGGAGATTCAAGCTTAATAAAAAATTAGGACTTGATATTCCTCTTGATGTGGTTACTCTGCAGAGAGAGGACATCTGTGGTATTATAGATTATCTTCTTCAGCTAAGAGACGGCAAGGGAGAAGTAGATGATATAGATCATCTTGGAAATAGAAGAGTTAGGGCTGTAGGAGAGCTCTTGCAGAACCAGTTTAGGATAGGTCTTTTAAGGGTTGAAAGAATGGTCAAGGACAGGATGAGCTTATATCCAAATGTGGGAAGCGCTACTCCTCAGGTTTTAATGAATATAAGACCTATAGTAGCTGCGGTAAAGGAGTTTTTCGGTTCTAGTCAGTTATCCCAGTTTATGGATCAAACTAATCCTCTGGCAGAGCTTACTCATAGGAGGAGATTAAGCGCTTTAGGGCCTGGTGGATTAACGAGGGAGAGAGCGGGGTTTGAGGTTAGAGATGTTCACTACACTCATTATGGAAGGATATGTCCAATAGAGACGCCTGAAGGTCCGAATATTGGACTTGTCACATCTCTGAGTACATATGCTCGTGTAAATGAATTTGGTTTTATTGAAACTCCTTATAAAAGAGTTGTGGATGGAAGGGTAACTGATGAGATTGTTTATCTTACGGCTGATGAGGAGGATAAGTATTATATAGCTCAAGCTAATACTCCTGTTGATGAAAATGGTTACTTCATAGAGGATAAGGTAATAGCTCGCCATCGTAGGGAGATCGTATGGGTTGATCCTAAAATGGTTAATTTTATGGATATATCTCCAAAACAGGTGTTTAGTGTTTCTACATCCCTTATTCCCTTTTTGGAACACGATGATGCCAATAGAGCTTTAATGGGTTCCAATATGCAACGTCAGGCAGTTCCTCTTATTAAACCGCAAGCTCCGGTTATAGGAACTGGAATAGAGAAAAAGGTTGCCTTGGATTCTGGAGCACTGGTTGTGGCAAAAAGAGGTGGCGTTGTTGAGAAGGTTTGTGCGGATGAGATAGTTATAAGAACTCCTAGTGGGGAGAAGGATGTTTATAAGCTTCTTAAATTTAAGAGGTCAAACCAGGGAACGTGTATAAATCAAAGACCTATAGTTAATAAGGGAGATAAAGTTGAAGCAGGAGACGTTATTGCTGATGGTATGTCAACTGATCATGGAGAATTAGCTCTCGGAAATAATGTTTTGATAGCTTTTATGCCTTGGGAAGGATATAACTTTGAGGATGCGATAGTTATAAGCGAGCGTTTGGTTAAAGAGGATTTATACACCTCCGTTCATATAGAGGAGTATGAGATAGAGGCTCGTGAAACCAAACTTGGTCCTGAGGAGATAACGAGGGATATCCCTAATGTTGGAGAGGATCAATTGAAGAATCTTGATGAAAATGGAATTGTTAGAATAGGGGCTGAGGTAAAAGCAGGAGATATCCTTGTAGGAAAGGTAACACCAAAGGGGGAAACGGATCTAACGCCTGAGGAAAGACTTCTTAGAGCTATCTTTGGAGAGAAGGCGAGAGAAGTAAGGGATACATCTTTAAGAGTTCCGCATGGTGAAGGTGGAAAAGTTGTTGACGTTAAGATTTTCTCTCGGGAAAATAATGATGAGCTTCCACCTGGTGTAAACAAGCTCGTTCGTGTTTATGTTGCTCAGATAAGAAAGATTTCTGTGGGGGATAAGATGGCAGGAAGGCATGGCAATAAGGGGGTTATATCTAGAATATTACCTGTCGAGGATATGCCTTATCTTCCTGATGGTACTCCAGTTGACATAGTTCTTAATCCCTTGGGGGTTCCGTCAAGAATGAACTTAGGACAAGTTCTTGAAGCTCATTTAGGCTTGGTGGCTAGAGAGCTAGGTTTTAGGGTTGCTTCTCCGGTATTTGAGGGGGCAACTGAAAAAGATGTGTTAGAGGGTCTTGAAAAGATATGCAAAATTAAGCCTTGGTTTAAACCTACAGGTAAAACTATTTTGTATGATGGTAGAACAGGAGAGCCCTTTGATCAGGAAGTTACTGTTGGTTACATGTATATGATGAAGCTTATTCACATGGTTGATGATAAAATCCATGCTCGTTCAACAGGTCCTTACTCTCTCATAACTCAGCAACCTCTTGGCGGTAAAGCTCAGTTTGGTGGACAGAGATTTGGGGAAATGGAGGTTTGGGCTCTTGAGGGATACGGTGCGGCTTATACTCTTCAGGAGATATTGACTATAAAGTCTGATGATATACCTGGAAGAATGAAAACTTACGAGGCTATAGTCAAAGGTGAGGATATTAGCGAAGCGGGTCTCCCTGAATCCTTTAAGGTTCTTGTTAAAGAGCTTCAAGGGTTGTGCTTAGATATAGAGGTAGAGCTTGAGAAAGAAGAAAAGGAATTGGAGGAGGAAAAGGGAGGATTAACCGGTGATGGAAATTAAAGGTATAAAAATAAGGTTAGCTTCTCCAGATCAGATAAGGAAGTGGTCAAGAGGAGAGGTTAAGAAACCAGAAACTATAAACTATAGAACCCTTAGACCTGAAAGAGATGGGCTTTTCTGCGAGAGAATCTTTGGTCCCACTCGTGACTATGAGTGTTATTGCGGTAAGTACAAGCACATAAAATATAAGGGAATAGTTTGTGAAAGATGCGGAGTCGAGGTAACCGAATCTCGTGTTAGAAGAGAAAGAATGGGGCATATAGAGTTAGCTGTTCCTGTTGTTCATATATGGTATCTTAAGGGAATCCCAAGTAAGCTAAGCCTTCTTTTAGGTATTCCTTCAAAGGATTTAGAGAAGGTAGTTTACTTCGCCTCTTTGCGCAGAAAAGAACAGCTTTATAAGGTAATGAGTGAAAGCAGAGGAGTATGTAAAAGAGGTGATATAATAACCGGCTCTCAGTTTAGAATTCACTCTCATTTTGATAAACAATTTGCAGCGGAGGAAGCCTATAGAGTTACTGATTTAACCGAGATTCCTCTTGAAAAGGGTGAAGTCATAACTTCTAGGCAGCTTGAGCGTCTTAAGTCTGAATTTGGTAACATGATTGATGGAGAGCCTTGTTATGAGATATTAGAAATAGACTCTACGGTTACAGGGGTTACTTATAAAGTAGGAGATCTTCTTCCTCTTTCTGAACTCGAGACAATCAAAGCCAAGTTTGGTGCAAGTAAGGTTAAAGCTGAGCCTTTTCTTATAAAAGGTGAGGAAACTTATATTGTAACAAAGGTTTTGAAGATGCCTTTCAAGAAAGGGGATTTTCTTGGGGCATCTGAGTACGAGCTTTATAGGAAGAAATATGGGGAAAAGTTTAAGGTTCGCCTAGAAACATCCAATTTAGAGGAGAGCTGTTACATAGTTATAAATCCGGGAAGCTCTCCGTTCAGGCTAGGCGACATAATTATTGAAAGCGAATATGAGCTTTGCAAGAAATATGATCCTTCCTTTGAAGCTGGTGTAGGAGCTGAGGCTGTGAAAAAGTTGCTCCAAAATCTTGACCTTGATCTTCTCGCTGAGGAACTAAGGCTACAGATAAAGGAATCCACAGGACAGAGAAGAAGCAAGCTTATAAAAAGACTTGAGGTTGTTGAAGCTTTTAAATATTCTGGGAATAAGCCTGAGTGGATGGTCTTGGATGTTCTTCCCGTAATTCCGCCAGAACTTAGACCGATGGTTCAATTAGATGGTGGAAGGTTTGCCACATCGGATCTTAATGATCTTTATAGAAGGGTTATAAATAGAAATAATCGTTTAAAGAAACTTTTAGCCCTTAAAGCTCCAGAAATAATAGTTAGAAATGAGAAGAGAATGCTTCAAGAGGCAGTGGATGCTCTTCTTGATAACGGTAGAAGGGCAAGACCAGTGGTTGGTCCTGGCAATAGACCTCTTAAATCTCTAACTGATATGCTCAGGGGCAAGAAGGGCAGATTCCGTCAGAATCTTCTTGGTAAGCGTGTTGATTATTCTGGTAGATCAGTTATAGTGGTGGGACCAGAGCTCAAGCTTTATCAGTGTGGATTGCCGAGGCAGATGGCTATAGAGCTCTTTAAGCCGTTTGTTAAAAGGAGACTTGTTGAGAAAGGTATAGCACCTAATATAAAGAGTGCTAGAAAAATGATTGAGCGAGGTAGACCAGAGGTATGGGATGTTCTTGAAGAGGTAGTTAAGGAGCACCCTGTTTTGCTAAACAGGGCCCCAACTCTTCATAGATTGAGTATACAAGCCTTTGAGCCGGTTCTTATGGAAGGTAAGGCTATAAGAATACATCCTCTTGTTTGCACCGCTTACAATGCTGATTTTGATGGGGACCAAATGGCAGTCCATGTCCCCCTATCTTACGAAGCTCAGGCTGAAAGTAGAATTATAATGTTATCTGCTAATAACCTTCTTTCTCCTGCAAGTGGTGGGCCTATAGTAACTCCTACTCAAGATATGGTCATAGGCTGTTATTATCTAACCATTGAGAGAAGCGGAGTTAAGGGTGAGGGAAGGAGATTTGTAACTGTAGAAGAAGCCTTGATAGCTTATGAGCATGGTACAGTGCATTTACATGCACCGGTTTTCTTAAGAGCAAAGGATGGTTATGTGGTTTTCGAAGATGGGAAGGTTAAGGTTGAGCCTATAGAAGACGGATGGTTTAAGACTACTATGGGTAGAATTTACTTTAATACTTTGCTGCCTAAGGAGCTGCGCTTTATTAATGAAGTTGTGGATAAAAAGAAACTCGCATCCATAGTTGAGCAATGTTATAGAGAGTGTGGCCAAAGGGTGACGGTGGAACTTCTTGATAGGATTAAAGAAACAGGTTTTCATATGGCTACTAAGATGGGGCTTTCAGTATCCATAACTGATGTTCACATCCCATCAAGGAAGCTTGAGATAGTTAAAGATGCTGAGGAGAAAACCCAGATCGTTGATGAGAGATTTAAGAAAGGGGTTATAACTGAAGAGGAAAGAATAAGAGAGAAGGAGAGAATCTGGAGCGAAGTAGTCAATAAATTGACTGATATGACTCTTGAGGAGATGGATATAATTAATCCATTTGGAATGATGGTTTCTTCTGGAGCTAGAGGTAGTCGTACTCAGCTTGGACAGATGGCTGGTATAAGAGGTCTTATGATGGATCCCTCTGGAAGAGTTATAGAGTTTCCAATAAGGTCTAATTTTAGAGAAGGATTAAGTGTTCTTGAATACTTCATCTCTACCCATGGTGCAAGAAAAGGATTAGCAGATACAGCCTTAAGAACAGCTAAATCTGGTTATCTTACGAGGAGACTTGTCGATGTGGCTCATGACATAATAATTAATGCAGAAGATTGCGGAACTGATAATGGAATAGAGATTGCCGCATTAGTTAGGGGAGGAAAAGTAATTATACCTCTTGAGGAGAGAATAATCGGCAGGTATGCTGTTGAGGATGTGGCTAATCCTAATACAGGGGGAATTATTGTTCGCAAGGGAGAAGAGATAACAGAGGAAAAAGCTAAAATTATCGTAGAAAGCGGGATAAAGAAAGTTAAAGTTAGATCACCTCTGACTTGTGCTCTTCGTTACGGAATTTGTGCTAAGTGTTATGGAAGAAACCTTGCAACTATGAGAAAGGTCGATATTGGTGAGGCTGTGGGTATAGTTGCTGCACAGTCAATTGGTGAACCTGGGACTCAGCTTACAATGAGGACTTTCCATACAGGTGGTATAAGAACCGCAGAAGACATAACGCAAGGTTTACCAAGAGCTGAACAATTGTTTGAGGTTAGAAGACCTAAGAAAGCTGCTTTTATTGCTGAGTTTGATGGAGTAGTTATTGAGATTAAGCAACAAGATGGAAGGTATAAACTTACTTTGGAAGCTGAGAATGGGACTAAGAAGGTTTATAGCATTCCAGCTACATTGCCTCTTCTTGTTGATGAAGGGGATGAAGTTAAAAAGGGAGAGCTTCTCACGGAGGGAGATCTTGATCCTCAAGAGATCCTTGCTGTTCAAGGTATAAATGCTGTTCAGAGGTATTTAGTTGATCAGATTCAGATGGTTTACAGGTCTCAGGGGGTTTCTATAAATGACAAACATATAGAAACTATAATTAGAAAGATTGTCCCACCCAACAAAGTGAGAGTTCTTAACGAAGGCGATACCCATCTTCTTCCAGGAGAGATTATATATACTGAGGACTTAGAAGCTATAGAGAAGTTTATAGATTTGGAAAATAAGAGAATTTTGGAAGACAATATCTCGCTACTTGTGGGTAAAAAGGTAGCTGAGACTGTGAAAGACAAAGAAGAGGGAGGCATTATTCTTCACAAGGGTGATATATTAGAAGAAGATATCGTTGTTGGATTAAGCTCTTCAGATTGTACTATTAAGGAGATAGCGATAGAGGACGAAGGGGAAGACGATGGTTCTTACATACGTATGATATTTGGTGAGCTTGAGTTTTCTCAAAGCGTTCTTAACAAGATTCTTGCGGAACCTGTTGTAGATGCTAATGGAAGTATTATAGCTAGAGAGGGAGAGATATTAACTCGTAGTCTCTTGAATAGGATACTCGAAAGTGGCATAAGGCAAGTGTGCATAAGGGATGAGAGCGTATTCAAAGATATTATAGGTGAGATAACCGCAGATCCAATAGTTGATTTGGATACAGGTGCCGAGTTGATTCCTGCAAATACGCTTATAACTGGAGAACACATAGATCTTATTCGTGGGAGGAGAGTAAAGGATATAAGGGTCTGGAGAAGAGTGGAACATCTCTCACTCAAAAGTAAGTTAAAGGAAAGACTCTTAACATCAGTTCTTGGAGGTACTTTCACGGCTCCATTGATGGATGGAGACAAGGTTATTTTTAAGGAGGGCTTTAGAATAGATAGCCCTGAAATAGTAAGTGCTATTATAGATGCTAATCCTGGAGCTATAGAAGTGGATGGTAAACTGATAGATATTTTAGAAATGAAAATGAATATACTTACCGATGAAGTATATGGGAAAATCCTCGCGCAACCGCTCTTAACTAAAGATGGAAAAGAGGCTTTTCCGGTAGGCCAGGAGCTCAATCAGAAGGTTCTTCAAGAAATAGCTCGTTTACCGGTAGATGAGATCGTAGTAAGAAGTTTACTTTCTGGGGTTGAAACATACAAAGTAGAGCAGAAGGTTGGATATGCTGGTCGTCAAAAGAGGAAACCTATAGTTAGGCCTCTTATGCAAGGTATCACTAAAGCTGCACTTACAACGGAAAGTTTCCTTTCTGCTGCTTCTTTCCAACAGACCGCTCAGGTTCTTACTTCGGCTGCAGTAAGAGGAGCTTATGATCCTCTGATTGGCCTTAAAGAAAATGTTATTATAGGGCATCTAATACCTGCAGGAACGGGTATAGAGCTTTACAGAAAGGTAAAAGTTAAAGAAAAGGCGAAATCTCTTAAGGAACTTGAAGCGGAAAGGGTTTTAACGGGAGAAACTATGATCAAGGGGGAGTGATATTCGAATGGCTTTTATAGCGCGCTTTGCTCTTGATGGAAGTGTAAGATGGGGATTTGTAAAGGATAACAGCGTTATGGTTCTAAAAGGAGATCCATGGGGTGAAGTTAAGTATTCTATTGAAACAGAAGTTCCTTTGTTTAGAGTAAAGCTTCTTCCTCCTACTTTACCTACTAAGATAGTAGCGCTTGGGCTTAATTATAAGGATCATGCTGAAGAAACAGGCTTTCCTATACCTAAGGAACCGCTAATGTTTCTTAAACCACCTTCAGCAGTTATAGGTAGTGGTGATACTATTCTCATTCCTAAAGATATTGGAAGAGTTGATTATGAAGCAGAGCTTGCTATTGTTATTGGGAAAAGGTGTAAAAACGTTGATAGAGACGAGGCTTCCAAGTATATATTAGGTTATACGTGTTTTAATGACGTCACTGCTCGAAGTCTTCAAGGGAAAGATGGTCAATGGACTCGTTCTAAATCTTTTGATACTTTTGCACCTATCGGTCCATGGATTTCTACGGAGATTGATCCTTTTGATCTGTCTATAAAACTTTATCTTAATGGTGATATTCGCCAGAACAGCAGGACCTCAAAGATGATCTTTAATATTTATGATATTGTCTCTTTCGTGTCGAAAGTTATGACTCTTGAACCTGGCGATGTTATAGCTACTGGAACCCCATCTGGGATTGGACCCATAAAAGATGGAGATGAGGTTGTGGTTGAAATAGAAGGCATAGGGAGACTTGTTAATTATGTCAAAGAGGTGGTATGAAAAGGGTTTAAGGTTCGAGTGCATTTCCTGTGGAAGATGTTGTAGAGGTGCCCCAGGATACGTTTGGTGTAGCTTAAAGGAGATTGAGAGGATTTCCGTATTTTTGGGAATTCCTCTCAATCTTTTTATTGAGAAATATATAAGGCATGTTTGTAAAGGTTGGTCTTTAAAAGAAAAACCTAATGGAGATTGCGTTTTTTATGATGAGAAAAGCGCAAAGTGCCTTATTTATGAGGTGAGGCCAATTCAATGTGTTACGTTTCCTTTTTGGCCTTCAAACCTATCTTCGAAAGATAATTGGGATTCTTTAGCGAGAGAGTGCCCAGGTATAAATAGAGGGAAACTCTATACTTTGGAAGAGATAGATGAGATAGCCTTTAATCAGGCCAGGTTATATGAGCTGTAACTTTTTCAAAAAATTTTTATTAAAAGGATTGACAACTGGGTTAATGTCGCTATAATTATCCTTAGCGTGAATAAGGACGGGGGGTTAAGTCCTGTGAGCAGGGCGGCTTCCCGTTTTTAAATTTGCAATTTGAAAGGAAAGGAGGGGGTTGGATTGAGAGTAACCGACAAGGCCTTGGGCAGGCATGTCCTGGTGGAGGTTTATGAATGCAATCCTGAATTACTTGATAATATTCAGTTTCTTCAGGAAGCAATGGTTGAAGCTGCGACGAGAACAGGAGCTGAGGTAGTAGATGTGGTTTTTAGAAAATTCCAACCTTATGGGGTGAGTGGTGTAGTGGTGATATCAGAATCCCACCTGGCCATCCATACTTGGCCTGAGTACGGTTACGCAGCTATTGATTTGTTTACCTGCGGGGAAACCGCAGACCCCTGGAAAGCTTTTAGTTATCTTACAGAAGCCTTGGAAAGTAAGAAGGTAACTACTTTAGAAGTGCAACGGGGTAGATATCACGATCTAACCCCCGTGAGATTTATGAAGGAGGCCACATCCTAAGCATACTCCCTCCTTTGAAGAGGGTTTAGATGGTAATAGGAAGTGGCAATAATTAAAGGGTGTTCTTTCGAAAGAACACCCTTTTTATTTTAATTTCCACCTTGTGCCTGTTGG harbors:
- a CDS encoding TRAP transporter small permease subunit; amino-acid sequence: MKWLGSKLNLLSALVLGFLTALICIDVILRLFRYPIPGSYDIAEFLTSLMLSLAILKSFQSETQIKIDLIDKILSKHKLKLVERLSHTITTLFLAVLSISMVFSSLNSKASGEVSMTLGIPLYLSYAIIGICVGFALINGVSPLLEKIKLTEKIQIEMRKLGREKA
- a CDS encoding TRAP transporter substrate-binding protein translates to MKKLLLISVFLGLIIGLGNPLNSAEGVIKLSYANFFPPSHIQSILAESWIKEVGKRSNGKVEISYFPGGALLQGPNIFEGVLNGIADIGMSCFAYTSGRFPLMEAVDLPLGYPDGTTATKVINRYFNMINPKELSGVKVLYLHAHGPGILHSKIKINKLEDLKGLKIRTTGFSAKVAKALGGVPVAMSQGMAYEALQKGIVEATFAPMETLKGWKQAEVIKHTIMCTKIGYTTGMYVVMNQKKWENLPEDVKKILEEISIDWVEKHGKAWDESDLEGKEFTLSLGNEIISLPDDEHERWRKAVEPVIDEYMNEIQKKGVPGKEAIETLKKLIKEETKK
- the rpoB gene encoding DNA-directed RNA polymerase subunit beta, with translation MESFVKVGRERVFYGNSSKVLPLPNLIEVQKNSFKWFLEEGLREVFNEVFPIEGYKGDMVLEFVDYYLGEPKCSEFEAKEKDLSYQAPLFARLRLVSRLTGEIKEEDVYMGDLPIMTERGTFIVNGTERVIVNQLIRSPGVYFDKEVGAQGREIFTARLIPDRGAWLEFELTPGEVISVKVDRRKKVPVTLLLKVLGFRDNQEILEYFSEGIYEAEIIEELVRGKILAEPVLDLETGEVLIRKGERLTKEDIEFLIERGVSKVVLYKVDSAIANTLERDPTVTMEDALIDLFRRLRPSEPARLEGARELARALFGDPRRYNLGKVGRFKLNKKLGLDIPLDVVTLQREDICGIIDYLLQLRDGKGEVDDIDHLGNRRVRAVGELLQNQFRIGLLRVERMVKDRMSLYPNVGSATPQVLMNIRPIVAAVKEFFGSSQLSQFMDQTNPLAELTHRRRLSALGPGGLTRERAGFEVRDVHYTHYGRICPIETPEGPNIGLVTSLSTYARVNEFGFIETPYKRVVDGRVTDEIVYLTADEEDKYYIAQANTPVDENGYFIEDKVIARHRREIVWVDPKMVNFMDISPKQVFSVSTSLIPFLEHDDANRALMGSNMQRQAVPLIKPQAPVIGTGIEKKVALDSGALVVAKRGGVVEKVCADEIVIRTPSGEKDVYKLLKFKRSNQGTCINQRPIVNKGDKVEAGDVIADGMSTDHGELALGNNVLIAFMPWEGYNFEDAIVISERLVKEDLYTSVHIEEYEIEARETKLGPEEITRDIPNVGEDQLKNLDENGIVRIGAEVKAGDILVGKVTPKGETDLTPEERLLRAIFGEKAREVRDTSLRVPHGEGGKVVDVKIFSRENNDELPPGVNKLVRVYVAQIRKISVGDKMAGRHGNKGVISRILPVEDMPYLPDGTPVDIVLNPLGVPSRMNLGQVLEAHLGLVARELGFRVASPVFEGATEKDVLEGLEKICKIKPWFKPTGKTILYDGRTGEPFDQEVTVGYMYMMKLIHMVDDKIHARSTGPYSLITQQPLGGKAQFGGQRFGEMEVWALEGYGAAYTLQEILTIKSDDIPGRMKTYEAIVKGEDISEAGLPESFKVLVKELQGLCLDIEVELEKEEKELEEEKGGLTGDGN
- the rpoC gene encoding DNA-directed RNA polymerase subunit beta', with the translated sequence MEIKGIKIRLASPDQIRKWSRGEVKKPETINYRTLRPERDGLFCERIFGPTRDYECYCGKYKHIKYKGIVCERCGVEVTESRVRRERMGHIELAVPVVHIWYLKGIPSKLSLLLGIPSKDLEKVVYFASLRRKEQLYKVMSESRGVCKRGDIITGSQFRIHSHFDKQFAAEEAYRVTDLTEIPLEKGEVITSRQLERLKSEFGNMIDGEPCYEILEIDSTVTGVTYKVGDLLPLSELETIKAKFGASKVKAEPFLIKGEETYIVTKVLKMPFKKGDFLGASEYELYRKKYGEKFKVRLETSNLEESCYIVINPGSSPFRLGDIIIESEYELCKKYDPSFEAGVGAEAVKKLLQNLDLDLLAEELRLQIKESTGQRRSKLIKRLEVVEAFKYSGNKPEWMVLDVLPVIPPELRPMVQLDGGRFATSDLNDLYRRVINRNNRLKKLLALKAPEIIVRNEKRMLQEAVDALLDNGRRARPVVGPGNRPLKSLTDMLRGKKGRFRQNLLGKRVDYSGRSVIVVGPELKLYQCGLPRQMAIELFKPFVKRRLVEKGIAPNIKSARKMIERGRPEVWDVLEEVVKEHPVLLNRAPTLHRLSIQAFEPVLMEGKAIRIHPLVCTAYNADFDGDQMAVHVPLSYEAQAESRIIMLSANNLLSPASGGPIVTPTQDMVIGCYYLTIERSGVKGEGRRFVTVEEALIAYEHGTVHLHAPVFLRAKDGYVVFEDGKVKVEPIEDGWFKTTMGRIYFNTLLPKELRFINEVVDKKKLASIVEQCYRECGQRVTVELLDRIKETGFHMATKMGLSVSITDVHIPSRKLEIVKDAEEKTQIVDERFKKGVITEEERIREKERIWSEVVNKLTDMTLEEMDIINPFGMMVSSGARGSRTQLGQMAGIRGLMMDPSGRVIEFPIRSNFREGLSVLEYFISTHGARKGLADTALRTAKSGYLTRRLVDVAHDIIINAEDCGTDNGIEIAALVRGGKVIIPLEERIIGRYAVEDVANPNTGGIIVRKGEEITEEKAKIIVESGIKKVKVRSPLTCALRYGICAKCYGRNLATMRKVDIGEAVGIVAAQSIGEPGTQLTMRTFHTGGIRTAEDITQGLPRAEQLFEVRRPKKAAFIAEFDGVVIEIKQQDGRYKLTLEAENGTKKVYSIPATLPLLVDEGDEVKKGELLTEGDLDPQEILAVQGINAVQRYLVDQIQMVYRSQGVSINDKHIETIIRKIVPPNKVRVLNEGDTHLLPGEIIYTEDLEAIEKFIDLENKRILEDNISLLVGKKVAETVKDKEEGGIILHKGDILEEDIVVGLSSSDCTIKEIAIEDEGEDDGSYIRMIFGELEFSQSVLNKILAEPVVDANGSIIAREGEILTRSLLNRILESGIRQVCIRDESVFKDIIGEITADPIVDLDTGAELIPANTLITGEHIDLIRGRRVKDIRVWRRVEHLSLKSKLKERLLTSVLGGTFTAPLMDGDKVIFKEGFRIDSPEIVSAIIDANPGAIEVDGKLIDILEMKMNILTDEVYGKILAQPLLTKDGKEAFPVGQELNQKVLQEIARLPVDEIVVRSLLSGVETYKVEQKVGYAGRQKRKPIVRPLMQGITKAALTTESFLSAASFQQTAQVLTSAAVRGAYDPLIGLKENVIIGHLIPAGTGIELYRKVKVKEKAKSLKELEAERVLTGETMIKGE